Proteins from a single region of Osmerus eperlanus chromosome 26, fOsmEpe2.1, whole genome shotgun sequence:
- the lrrc7 gene encoding leucine-rich repeat-containing protein 7 isoform X2, with amino-acid sequence MDNYSSLQLQCLEMTTKRKLIGRLVPCRCFRGEEEVISVLDYSHCSLQQVPKEIFSFERTLEELYLDANQIEELPKQLFNCQALKKLSMPDNDLSNLPTTIGSLVNLKELDISKNGIQEFPDNIKCCKCLSVVEASVNPIAKLPDGFTQLLNLTQLFLNDAFLEYLPANFGRLSKLRILELRENHLKTMPKSIHRLSQLERLDLGSNEFSEMPEVLEQIHNLKELWLDNNSLQSIPGSLGKLRQLRYLDLAKNRIESLDTDVSGCESLEDLLLSSNMLQHLPDSIGMLKKLTTLKVDDNQLTSLPNTIGSLSLLEEFDCSCNELESLPPTIGYLTNLRTFAADENFLTELPREIGNCRNVTVMSLRSNKLEFLPDEIGQMTKLRVLNLSDNRLKNLPFTFTKLKDLAALWLSDNQSKALIPLQTEAHPETKQRVLTNYMFPQQPRHDEDYQSDTDSFNPTLWEEQRQQRMTVAFEFEEKKEEEDNSGKVKVEINLKRYPTPYPEDLKNMVKSVQSLVGKSGHQGGANTNSSGTNMEHLSKEQYEPPWPLPPKEVLERDLQDFTQAQLVEQGAIHNSAIDIPMRKDKEDLMESSEIALHGVVSQHPLPELPPAGSARYRLLDSMGGSPNDIRISDMRPTLVDPPMYKPKVVLLGKDKKESTDDSEADKMQCVNHSGSSATYSDYSPSQGSSGSSNPPPNTAMHTPGKDGGPQTHWTNRLAQSFPKPLETKPLLSQRETPPSGGTLQQRGERRPLSDSYDSWGEVPHYDNTGFVSEEAPLEPPAGGSAGNPMLGSKPRSASTHGRRPLMRQERIVGVPLDLEQTPHAFHNARAPPDNQVPPPTPANPWQNWTRTPSPFEDRTAFPSRLDPTPSSSPRPDRKDFEGELAEMQGPFPSAGNWSYLDPTQGGGGRGQAGGRGQGQGGASVFAHGQPRKDPSKVAMVMSKSSERLSPMMKEVKAKFKKSQSIDEMDMGSYKIYSIPMDSYSSSIEHQGSVEHTDMPGQGMGGLGEQSMSRSQSAPMLDDDLDYGASKAGQQKPAVPKKVYHFDQSFNPQGPLERRAPPPFPNTPEYANQPGKTLPKELISPRGYRGYPPLEMFSFAQSPGNEDNPPPPPQQQPLPSQRSRPGFLRRADSLVSSTELALFRRVQEAQDQAELYARQLPFSSLHDHNSLAGSLLDAQPPSHKRNGRYEEDYSSYQEQKKPVMAYPTKSLTQRRPLSARSYSTETYGASQARPVSARPTMAALLEKMPPDYNLSTCTEKGPEPAPRAAVPAKPEDITSKMPVDWRQQLLRHIESKRLDRSPSQQGGMLDNGQEGAPGSGQWAPYSLGRRDVPPEIMKKLPDSLPNGLNYPQAGHVPHQSQTMIVTSASATPPHRSAREQQYEGAINKISIQQYQAGLPMAISPSANPQYQPSMTMAIHASNQYQTGSSSNHPQYQTGPSSNQYQTGSSSNHPQYQTGPSSNHPQYQTGSSSNHPQYQTGPSSNHHQYQTGPSSNQYQTGSSSNQYQTSSSSNHPQYQTGPSSNQYQTSSSSNQYQTGTSSNQYQTGPSSNQYQTGSSSNHPQYQTGTSSNHPQYQKAITTNPRPQSARCLLQTKGQKSMDGFQEQQLCVRIEKNPGLGFSISGGLSGQGNPFKPSDLGTA; translated from the exons ATGGACAATTACTCGAGCCTTCAAC tgCAGTGTCTGGAGATGACCACCAAGAGGAAGCTGATTGGGCGGCTGGTGCCGTGCAGATGTTTCCGTGGCGAGGAGGAGGTGATCTCCGTGCTGGATTACTCCCACTGCAGTCTGCAGCAGGTGCCCAAGGAGATCTTCAGCTTCGAGCGCACCCTGGAGGAGCTCTATCTGGACGCCAACCAGATAGAGGAGCTGCCCAag CAACTGTTTAACTGTCAGGCTTTGAAGAAACTGAGCATGCCCGACAATGACCTGTCAAACCTGCCCACCACCATCGGCAGCCTGGTCAACCTCAAGGAGCTGGACATCAGTAAAAACG GTATCCAAGAGTTTCCAGACAACATCAAGTGTTGTAAATGCCTGTCTGTGGTGGAGGCCAGTGTCAACCCCATCGCCAa aCTTCCAGATGGTTTCACCCAGCTCCTCAACCTGACTCAACTCTTCTTGAACGATGCCTTCCTGGAGTATCTACCCGCTAACTTTGGAAG ACTGTCCAAACTACGGATCTTGGAGCTACGAGAGAACCACCTGAAGACAATGCCAAA gTCCATCCACAGACTGTCTCAACTGGAACGGCTAGATTTGGGGAGCAACGAGTTttcagagatg ccaGAGGTCTTGGAGCAGATTCACAACCTGAAGGAACTGTGGCTGGACAACAACTCTCTCCAGTCCATACCTGGG tcccTGGGCAAGCTGAGACAGCTACGCTACCTGGACCTGGCTAAGAACCGGATCGAGAGTCTGGACACAGACGTCTCAGGCTGCGAGTCTCTGGAAGACCTTCTGCTCTCCTCCAACATGCTGCAGCACCTTCCGGACTCGATAG GAATGTTGAAGAAGCTCACCACTCTCAAAGTGGACGACAACCAGCTCACCTCACTGCCTAACACCATCGGGAG TCTGTCCCTGCTGGAGGAGTTTGACTGCAGCTGTAACGAGCTGGAGTCTCTGCCTCCCACCATCGGCTACCTGACCAACCTCAGGACCTTCGCTGCTGATGAGAACTTCCTCACAGAGCTGCCCAGGGAG ATCGGCAACTGCAGGAATGTGACTGTCATGTCTCTGCGCTCCAACAAACTGGAGTTCCTGCCCGACGAAATAGGACAGATGACCAAGCTGCGAGTCTTAAACCTCAGTGACAAcag GTTAAAGAATCTACCTTTCACCTTCACCAAACTAAAGGATCTGGCTGCTTTGTGGCTCTCAGACAATCAG tccAAGGCTCTGATCCCCCTCCAGACAGAGGCCCACCCAGAGACCAAGCAGAGAGTCCTCACCAACTACATGTTCCCCCAGCAACCACGACACGACGAAG actaCCAGTCGGACACAGACAGCTTCAACCCCACCCTGTGGGAGGAGCAGAGGCAACAGAGGATGACGGTGGCCTTCGAGTtcgaggagaagaaggaggaggaggacaactcTGGCAAAGTCAAG GTGGAGATTAACCTGAAGCGCTACCCCACTCCCTATCCCGAGGACCTGAAGAACATGGTGAAGTCGGTCCAGAGTCTGGTGGGTAAGAGTGGTCACCAGGGCGGCGCCAACACCAACTCCTCCGGAACCAACATGGAGCATCTGAGCAAGGAGCAGTACGAGCCCCCTTGGCCTCTGCCCCCTaaagag GTTTTAGAAAGAGACTTGCAGGACTTCACTCAGGCACAGCTAGTGGAGCAGGGAGCCATCCACAACTCTGCTATCGACATCCCCATGAGGAAAGACAAGGAGGATCTTATGGAAAGCTCAGAG ATTGCTTTACATGGCGTGGTCTCCCAGCATCCTCTACCAGAGCTCCCGCCCGCAGGCTCGGCTCGCTACCGCCTCCTC gactCCATGGGAGGCTCCCCGAATGACATCCGGATCTCGGACATGCGGCCCACCCTGGTGGACCCCCCCATGTACAAGCCCAAGGTGGTGCTCCTGGGCAAGGACAAGAAAG AGTCCACGGACGACTCGGAGGCAGACAAGATGCAGTGTGTGAACCACAGTGGCTCCTCTGCCACCTACTCGGACTACTCCCCGTCGCAGGGCTCCTCCGGGtcctccaaccctccccccaacaCCGCCATGCACACCCCGGGGAAGGACGGCggcccacagacacactggaccaacag GCTGGCCCAGTCGTTCCCCAAGCCCCTGGAGACCAAGCCCCTGCTGAGCCAGAGGGAGACCCCTCCGTCCGGCGGCACGCTGCAGCAGCGCGGCGAGCGCCGGCCCCTCAGCGACTCCTACGACAGCTGGGGCGAGGTGCCCCACTACGACAACACGGGCTTCGTGTCCGAGGAGGCCCCCCTGGAGCCCCCCGCCGGGGGAAGCGCGGGGAACCCCATGCTGGGCTCCAAGCCGCGCAGCGCCTCCACCCACGGGCGGCGCCCCCTGATGAGGCAGGAGCGCATCGTGGGCGTGCCCCTGGACCTGGAGCAGACGCCGCATGCCTTCCACAACGCCCGCGCCCCCCCCGACAACCAAgtgcctccccccaccccggccAACCCCTGGCAGAACTGGACGCGCACCCCGAGTCCCTTCGAGGACCGCACCGCCTTCCCCTCCCGCCTCGACCCCACGCCGTCCTCCAGTCCCCGCCCCGACCGGAAGGACTTCGAGGGGGAACTCGCCGAGATGCAGGGCCCCTTCCCCTCCGCCGGGAACTGGAGCTACCTGGATCCGACGCAGGGcggtggggggcggggccaggcgggagggcggggccagggccagggcggAGCCAGCGTATTCGCCCACGGCCAGCCCAGGAAGGACCCCTCCAAGGTCGCCATGGTGATGAGCAAGAGCTCGGAGCGCCTGTCTCCCATGATGAAGGAGGTGAAGGCCAAGTTCAAGAAGAGTCAGAGCATCGACGAGATGGACATGGGCTCCTACAAGATCTACAGCATCCCCATGGACAGCTACAGCTCCAGCATCGAGCACCAGGGCAGCGTGGAGCACACCGACATGCCGGGCCAGGGcatggggggcctgggggagcagAGCATGTCCAGGAGCCAGTCAGCCCCCATGCTGGACGACGACTTGGACTACGGCGCCTCCAAGGCGGGCCAGCAGAAGCCGGCGGTCCCTAAGAAGGTCTACCATTTCGACCAGAGCTTCAACCCCCAGGGCCCCCTGGAGAGAcgcgccccccctcccttccccaacaCCCCCGAGTACGCCAACCAACCGGGCAAGACGCTCCCCAAGGAGCTGATCAGCCCACGGGGTTACCGCGGCTACCCGCCCCTGGAGATGTTCTCCTTCGCCCAGTCGCCGGGCAACGAGgacaacccccctcctcccccccagcagcagccccTCCCGTCCCAGCGCTCGCGGCCGGGCTTCCTGCGCCGGGCCGACTCCCTGGTGAGCTCCACGGAGCTGGCGCTGTTCCGGCGCGTCCAGGAAGCGCAGGACCAGGCGGAGCTCTACGCCCGCCAGCtgcccttctccagcctccacgACCACAACAGCCTGGCGGGCAGCCTCCTCGACGCCCAGCCTCCGTCCCACAAGAGGAACGGCCGCTACGAGGAGGACTACTCCTCCTACCAGGAGCAGAAGAAGCCCGTCATGGCCTACCCCACCAAGAGCTTGACCCAGCGGCGCCCGCTGTCGGCGCGGAGCTACAGCACGGAGACCTACGGGGCGTCGCAGGCCCGGCCCGTGTCGGCCCGGCCCACCATGGCGGCGCTGCTGGAGAAGATGCCCCCGGACTACAACCTGAGCACGTGCACCGAGAAGGGCCCGGAGCCGGCGCCGCGGGCCGCCGTGCCGGCCAAGCCCGAGGACATCACGTCCAAGATGCCGGTGGATTGGAGGCAGCAGCTGCTTCGCCACATCGAGTCCAAGAGGCTGGACCGG agcCCCTCCCAGCAGGGCGGCATGCTGGACAACGGCCAGGAGGGGGCGCCGGGCAGCGGCCAGTGGGCGCCCTACTCTCTGGGCCGCAGGGATGTGCCCCCTGAAATCATGAAGAAG CTTCCTGACTCTCTGCCTAACGGGCTGAATTACCCACAGGCAGGCCACGTCCCGCACCAATCACAGACCATGATAGTGACCTCAGCCTCGGCCACGCCCCCACACCGCTCGGCACGGGAACAGCAGTACGAAGGGGCTATAAACAAGATCTCCATCCAGCAGTACCAGGCGGGCCTGCCCATGGCCATATCCCCCTCAGCCAACCCCCAGTACCAACCTAGCATGACCATGGCTATACACGCCTCTAATCAGTACCAGActggctcctcctccaaccACCCCCAGTACCAGACTGGCCCCTCCTCCAACCAATACCAGACTGGCTCCTCCTCCAATCACCCCCAGTACCAGACTGGCCCCTCCTCCAATCACCCCCAGTACCAGActggctcctcctccaaccATCCCCAGTACCAGACTGGCCCCTCCTCCAATCACCACCAATACCAGACTGGCCCCTCCTCCAACCAATACCAGActggctcctcctccaaccAATACCAGACTAGCTCCTCCTCTAACCACCCTCAGTACCAGACTGGTCCCTCCTCCAACCAATACCAAACTAGCTCCTCCTCCAACCAATACCAGACTGGCACCTCCTCCAACCAATACCAGACTGGTCCCTCCTCCAACCAGTACCAGActggctcctcctccaaccACCCCCAGTACCAGACCGGCACCTCCTCCAACCACCCCCAGTACCAGAAGGCCATCACCACTAACCCTAGACCCCAGAGTGCACGCTGCCTTCTTCAGACCAAAGGACAGAAGAGCATGGACGGTTTCCAGGAGCAG cagctgtgtgtgaggataGAGAAGAACCCAGGGCTTGGCTTCAGTATCTCAGGAGGGCTCAGTGGCCAGGGGAATCCCTTCAAGCCCTCTGACCTG GGTACAGCCTGA
- the lrrc7 gene encoding leucine-rich repeat-containing protein 7 isoform X1, with protein MDNYSSLQLQCLEMTTKRKLIGRLVPCRCFRGEEEVISVLDYSHCSLQQVPKEIFSFERTLEELYLDANQIEELPKQLFNCQALKKLSMPDNDLSNLPTTIGSLVNLKELDISKNGIQEFPDNIKCCKCLSVVEASVNPIAKLPDGFTQLLNLTQLFLNDAFLEYLPANFGRLSKLRILELRENHLKTMPKSIHRLSQLERLDLGSNEFSEMPEVLEQIHNLKELWLDNNSLQSIPGSLGKLRQLRYLDLAKNRIESLDTDVSGCESLEDLLLSSNMLQHLPDSIGMLKKLTTLKVDDNQLTSLPNTIGSGRAKLGLSLLEEFDCSCNELESLPPTIGYLTNLRTFAADENFLTELPREIGNCRNVTVMSLRSNKLEFLPDEIGQMTKLRVLNLSDNRLKNLPFTFTKLKDLAALWLSDNQSKALIPLQTEAHPETKQRVLTNYMFPQQPRHDEDYQSDTDSFNPTLWEEQRQQRMTVAFEFEEKKEEEDNSGKVKVEINLKRYPTPYPEDLKNMVKSVQSLVGKSGHQGGANTNSSGTNMEHLSKEQYEPPWPLPPKEVLERDLQDFTQAQLVEQGAIHNSAIDIPMRKDKEDLMESSEIALHGVVSQHPLPELPPAGSARYRLLDSMGGSPNDIRISDMRPTLVDPPMYKPKVVLLGKDKKESTDDSEADKMQCVNHSGSSATYSDYSPSQGSSGSSNPPPNTAMHTPGKDGGPQTHWTNRLAQSFPKPLETKPLLSQRETPPSGGTLQQRGERRPLSDSYDSWGEVPHYDNTGFVSEEAPLEPPAGGSAGNPMLGSKPRSASTHGRRPLMRQERIVGVPLDLEQTPHAFHNARAPPDNQVPPPTPANPWQNWTRTPSPFEDRTAFPSRLDPTPSSSPRPDRKDFEGELAEMQGPFPSAGNWSYLDPTQGGGGRGQAGGRGQGQGGASVFAHGQPRKDPSKVAMVMSKSSERLSPMMKEVKAKFKKSQSIDEMDMGSYKIYSIPMDSYSSSIEHQGSVEHTDMPGQGMGGLGEQSMSRSQSAPMLDDDLDYGASKAGQQKPAVPKKVYHFDQSFNPQGPLERRAPPPFPNTPEYANQPGKTLPKELISPRGYRGYPPLEMFSFAQSPGNEDNPPPPPQQQPLPSQRSRPGFLRRADSLVSSTELALFRRVQEAQDQAELYARQLPFSSLHDHNSLAGSLLDAQPPSHKRNGRYEEDYSSYQEQKKPVMAYPTKSLTQRRPLSARSYSTETYGASQARPVSARPTMAALLEKMPPDYNLSTCTEKGPEPAPRAAVPAKPEDITSKMPVDWRQQLLRHIESKRLDRSPSQQGGMLDNGQEGAPGSGQWAPYSLGRRDVPPEIMKKLPDSLPNGLNYPQAGHVPHQSQTMIVTSASATPPHRSAREQQYEGAINKISIQQYQAGLPMAISPSANPQYQPSMTMAIHASNQYQTGSSSNHPQYQTGPSSNQYQTGSSSNHPQYQTGPSSNHPQYQTGSSSNHPQYQTGPSSNHHQYQTGPSSNQYQTGSSSNQYQTSSSSNHPQYQTGPSSNQYQTSSSSNQYQTGTSSNQYQTGPSSNQYQTGSSSNHPQYQTGTSSNHPQYQKAITTNPRPQSARCLLQTKGQKSMDGFQEQQLCVRIEKNPGLGFSISGGLSGQGNPFKPSDLGTA; from the exons ATGGACAATTACTCGAGCCTTCAAC tgCAGTGTCTGGAGATGACCACCAAGAGGAAGCTGATTGGGCGGCTGGTGCCGTGCAGATGTTTCCGTGGCGAGGAGGAGGTGATCTCCGTGCTGGATTACTCCCACTGCAGTCTGCAGCAGGTGCCCAAGGAGATCTTCAGCTTCGAGCGCACCCTGGAGGAGCTCTATCTGGACGCCAACCAGATAGAGGAGCTGCCCAag CAACTGTTTAACTGTCAGGCTTTGAAGAAACTGAGCATGCCCGACAATGACCTGTCAAACCTGCCCACCACCATCGGCAGCCTGGTCAACCTCAAGGAGCTGGACATCAGTAAAAACG GTATCCAAGAGTTTCCAGACAACATCAAGTGTTGTAAATGCCTGTCTGTGGTGGAGGCCAGTGTCAACCCCATCGCCAa aCTTCCAGATGGTTTCACCCAGCTCCTCAACCTGACTCAACTCTTCTTGAACGATGCCTTCCTGGAGTATCTACCCGCTAACTTTGGAAG ACTGTCCAAACTACGGATCTTGGAGCTACGAGAGAACCACCTGAAGACAATGCCAAA gTCCATCCACAGACTGTCTCAACTGGAACGGCTAGATTTGGGGAGCAACGAGTTttcagagatg ccaGAGGTCTTGGAGCAGATTCACAACCTGAAGGAACTGTGGCTGGACAACAACTCTCTCCAGTCCATACCTGGG tcccTGGGCAAGCTGAGACAGCTACGCTACCTGGACCTGGCTAAGAACCGGATCGAGAGTCTGGACACAGACGTCTCAGGCTGCGAGTCTCTGGAAGACCTTCTGCTCTCCTCCAACATGCTGCAGCACCTTCCGGACTCGATAG GAATGTTGAAGAAGCTCACCACTCTCAAAGTGGACGACAACCAGCTCACCTCACTGCCTAACACCATCGGGAG TGGACGAGCCAAACTAGG TCTGTCCCTGCTGGAGGAGTTTGACTGCAGCTGTAACGAGCTGGAGTCTCTGCCTCCCACCATCGGCTACCTGACCAACCTCAGGACCTTCGCTGCTGATGAGAACTTCCTCACAGAGCTGCCCAGGGAG ATCGGCAACTGCAGGAATGTGACTGTCATGTCTCTGCGCTCCAACAAACTGGAGTTCCTGCCCGACGAAATAGGACAGATGACCAAGCTGCGAGTCTTAAACCTCAGTGACAAcag GTTAAAGAATCTACCTTTCACCTTCACCAAACTAAAGGATCTGGCTGCTTTGTGGCTCTCAGACAATCAG tccAAGGCTCTGATCCCCCTCCAGACAGAGGCCCACCCAGAGACCAAGCAGAGAGTCCTCACCAACTACATGTTCCCCCAGCAACCACGACACGACGAAG actaCCAGTCGGACACAGACAGCTTCAACCCCACCCTGTGGGAGGAGCAGAGGCAACAGAGGATGACGGTGGCCTTCGAGTtcgaggagaagaaggaggaggaggacaactcTGGCAAAGTCAAG GTGGAGATTAACCTGAAGCGCTACCCCACTCCCTATCCCGAGGACCTGAAGAACATGGTGAAGTCGGTCCAGAGTCTGGTGGGTAAGAGTGGTCACCAGGGCGGCGCCAACACCAACTCCTCCGGAACCAACATGGAGCATCTGAGCAAGGAGCAGTACGAGCCCCCTTGGCCTCTGCCCCCTaaagag GTTTTAGAAAGAGACTTGCAGGACTTCACTCAGGCACAGCTAGTGGAGCAGGGAGCCATCCACAACTCTGCTATCGACATCCCCATGAGGAAAGACAAGGAGGATCTTATGGAAAGCTCAGAG ATTGCTTTACATGGCGTGGTCTCCCAGCATCCTCTACCAGAGCTCCCGCCCGCAGGCTCGGCTCGCTACCGCCTCCTC gactCCATGGGAGGCTCCCCGAATGACATCCGGATCTCGGACATGCGGCCCACCCTGGTGGACCCCCCCATGTACAAGCCCAAGGTGGTGCTCCTGGGCAAGGACAAGAAAG AGTCCACGGACGACTCGGAGGCAGACAAGATGCAGTGTGTGAACCACAGTGGCTCCTCTGCCACCTACTCGGACTACTCCCCGTCGCAGGGCTCCTCCGGGtcctccaaccctccccccaacaCCGCCATGCACACCCCGGGGAAGGACGGCggcccacagacacactggaccaacag GCTGGCCCAGTCGTTCCCCAAGCCCCTGGAGACCAAGCCCCTGCTGAGCCAGAGGGAGACCCCTCCGTCCGGCGGCACGCTGCAGCAGCGCGGCGAGCGCCGGCCCCTCAGCGACTCCTACGACAGCTGGGGCGAGGTGCCCCACTACGACAACACGGGCTTCGTGTCCGAGGAGGCCCCCCTGGAGCCCCCCGCCGGGGGAAGCGCGGGGAACCCCATGCTGGGCTCCAAGCCGCGCAGCGCCTCCACCCACGGGCGGCGCCCCCTGATGAGGCAGGAGCGCATCGTGGGCGTGCCCCTGGACCTGGAGCAGACGCCGCATGCCTTCCACAACGCCCGCGCCCCCCCCGACAACCAAgtgcctccccccaccccggccAACCCCTGGCAGAACTGGACGCGCACCCCGAGTCCCTTCGAGGACCGCACCGCCTTCCCCTCCCGCCTCGACCCCACGCCGTCCTCCAGTCCCCGCCCCGACCGGAAGGACTTCGAGGGGGAACTCGCCGAGATGCAGGGCCCCTTCCCCTCCGCCGGGAACTGGAGCTACCTGGATCCGACGCAGGGcggtggggggcggggccaggcgggagggcggggccagggccagggcggAGCCAGCGTATTCGCCCACGGCCAGCCCAGGAAGGACCCCTCCAAGGTCGCCATGGTGATGAGCAAGAGCTCGGAGCGCCTGTCTCCCATGATGAAGGAGGTGAAGGCCAAGTTCAAGAAGAGTCAGAGCATCGACGAGATGGACATGGGCTCCTACAAGATCTACAGCATCCCCATGGACAGCTACAGCTCCAGCATCGAGCACCAGGGCAGCGTGGAGCACACCGACATGCCGGGCCAGGGcatggggggcctgggggagcagAGCATGTCCAGGAGCCAGTCAGCCCCCATGCTGGACGACGACTTGGACTACGGCGCCTCCAAGGCGGGCCAGCAGAAGCCGGCGGTCCCTAAGAAGGTCTACCATTTCGACCAGAGCTTCAACCCCCAGGGCCCCCTGGAGAGAcgcgccccccctcccttccccaacaCCCCCGAGTACGCCAACCAACCGGGCAAGACGCTCCCCAAGGAGCTGATCAGCCCACGGGGTTACCGCGGCTACCCGCCCCTGGAGATGTTCTCCTTCGCCCAGTCGCCGGGCAACGAGgacaacccccctcctcccccccagcagcagccccTCCCGTCCCAGCGCTCGCGGCCGGGCTTCCTGCGCCGGGCCGACTCCCTGGTGAGCTCCACGGAGCTGGCGCTGTTCCGGCGCGTCCAGGAAGCGCAGGACCAGGCGGAGCTCTACGCCCGCCAGCtgcccttctccagcctccacgACCACAACAGCCTGGCGGGCAGCCTCCTCGACGCCCAGCCTCCGTCCCACAAGAGGAACGGCCGCTACGAGGAGGACTACTCCTCCTACCAGGAGCAGAAGAAGCCCGTCATGGCCTACCCCACCAAGAGCTTGACCCAGCGGCGCCCGCTGTCGGCGCGGAGCTACAGCACGGAGACCTACGGGGCGTCGCAGGCCCGGCCCGTGTCGGCCCGGCCCACCATGGCGGCGCTGCTGGAGAAGATGCCCCCGGACTACAACCTGAGCACGTGCACCGAGAAGGGCCCGGAGCCGGCGCCGCGGGCCGCCGTGCCGGCCAAGCCCGAGGACATCACGTCCAAGATGCCGGTGGATTGGAGGCAGCAGCTGCTTCGCCACATCGAGTCCAAGAGGCTGGACCGG agcCCCTCCCAGCAGGGCGGCATGCTGGACAACGGCCAGGAGGGGGCGCCGGGCAGCGGCCAGTGGGCGCCCTACTCTCTGGGCCGCAGGGATGTGCCCCCTGAAATCATGAAGAAG CTTCCTGACTCTCTGCCTAACGGGCTGAATTACCCACAGGCAGGCCACGTCCCGCACCAATCACAGACCATGATAGTGACCTCAGCCTCGGCCACGCCCCCACACCGCTCGGCACGGGAACAGCAGTACGAAGGGGCTATAAACAAGATCTCCATCCAGCAGTACCAGGCGGGCCTGCCCATGGCCATATCCCCCTCAGCCAACCCCCAGTACCAACCTAGCATGACCATGGCTATACACGCCTCTAATCAGTACCAGActggctcctcctccaaccACCCCCAGTACCAGACTGGCCCCTCCTCCAACCAATACCAGACTGGCTCCTCCTCCAATCACCCCCAGTACCAGACTGGCCCCTCCTCCAATCACCCCCAGTACCAGActggctcctcctccaaccATCCCCAGTACCAGACTGGCCCCTCCTCCAATCACCACCAATACCAGACTGGCCCCTCCTCCAACCAATACCAGActggctcctcctccaaccAATACCAGACTAGCTCCTCCTCTAACCACCCTCAGTACCAGACTGGTCCCTCCTCCAACCAATACCAAACTAGCTCCTCCTCCAACCAATACCAGACTGGCACCTCCTCCAACCAATACCAGACTGGTCCCTCCTCCAACCAGTACCAGActggctcctcctccaaccACCCCCAGTACCAGACCGGCACCTCCTCCAACCACCCCCAGTACCAGAAGGCCATCACCACTAACCCTAGACCCCAGAGTGCACGCTGCCTTCTTCAGACCAAAGGACAGAAGAGCATGGACGGTTTCCAGGAGCAG cagctgtgtgtgaggataGAGAAGAACCCAGGGCTTGGCTTCAGTATCTCAGGAGGGCTCAGTGGCCAGGGGAATCCCTTCAAGCCCTCTGACCTG GGTACAGCCTGA